From Pseudomonas putida, one genomic window encodes:
- a CDS encoding aminotransferase class V-fold PLP-dependent enzyme gives MSMFHDEFDQASGLCYLNHAAIAPWPRRASEAVARFAQENVKRGASDYPAWLATERRLRERLARLLNAPSRGDIALVKNTSEALSLVAFGLDWQPGDQVVISDEEFPSNRVVWEALTDRGVEVVQASLAGADPEASLLAACTGRTRLLAVSAVQFGSGLRLDLARLGQGCRARNVLFCVDAIQQIGAVPFDVQRYDCDFAMADGHKWMLGPEGLGVFYCRAALRPQLRLNAYGWHMLDNLGDFERRQWQPARSARRFECGSPNMLGACALEASLSLLEDVGMDEVARQLQRRVEQLHQGLAGIAGIQLHSPDTPQRRGGIVTFSICGQSNADIYRSLMAERTICALRGPGVRFSPHFYTSEQLIDEAVQQVRRLAMR, from the coding sequence ATGTCTATGTTTCACGATGAGTTCGACCAGGCGTCCGGGCTGTGCTACCTGAACCACGCGGCCATCGCCCCCTGGCCACGCAGGGCCAGCGAGGCCGTGGCGCGCTTCGCGCAGGAAAACGTGAAACGGGGCGCCAGTGACTACCCGGCATGGCTGGCCACCGAGCGCCGCCTGCGTGAACGGCTGGCGCGCCTGCTCAACGCGCCCTCACGCGGCGATATCGCGTTGGTCAAGAACACATCCGAAGCGCTGTCGCTGGTGGCGTTCGGCCTGGACTGGCAGCCTGGCGACCAGGTGGTGATCAGCGACGAGGAGTTCCCTTCCAACCGGGTGGTTTGGGAAGCGCTGACGGATCGCGGCGTCGAGGTGGTGCAGGCGAGCCTCGCCGGAGCCGATCCAGAGGCCTCGCTACTCGCCGCCTGCACCGGGCGCACACGCCTGCTGGCGGTCAGCGCCGTGCAGTTCGGCAGCGGCCTGCGCCTGGACCTGGCGCGCCTGGGCCAGGGATGCCGGGCACGCAATGTGCTGTTCTGCGTCGATGCCATTCAGCAGATTGGCGCCGTGCCTTTCGACGTGCAGCGCTATGACTGTGATTTCGCCATGGCTGACGGCCACAAGTGGATGCTGGGCCCTGAGGGCCTGGGGGTATTTTACTGCAGGGCCGCGCTGCGCCCGCAGCTTAGGCTCAACGCCTATGGCTGGCACATGCTGGATAACCTGGGGGACTTCGAACGCCGTCAATGGCAGCCGGCCCGCAGCGCCCGACGGTTCGAATGTGGTAGCCCGAACATGCTGGGCGCTTGCGCGCTGGAGGCCAGCCTGTCGCTGCTCGAGGACGTCGGCATGGACGAAGTTGCCCGGCAATTGCAGCGCCGCGTCGAGCAGTTGCACCAAGGGCTGGCGGGTATCGCCGGGATCCAACTGCACAGCCCGGACACCCCGCAGCGCCGGGGTGGGATTGTCACATTCAGTATTTGCGGCCAGAGCAACGCGGACATTTATCGCAGCCTGATGGCAGA
- a CDS encoding TetR/AcrR family transcriptional regulator, which produces MQKEPRKVREFRRREQEILDTALKLFLEQGEDSVTVEMIADAVGIGKGTIYKHFKSKAEIYLRLMLDYERDLNALLHSADVDRDKEALSRAYFEFRMRDPQRYRLFDRLEEKVVKGNQVPEMVEELHSIRASNFDRLTQLIKGRISEGKLEDVPPYFHYCAAWALVHGAVALYHSPFWSNVLEDQEGFFQFLMDIGVRMGNKRKRDPEPAS; this is translated from the coding sequence ATGCAGAAAGAACCTCGTAAGGTCCGTGAGTTTCGCCGTCGCGAACAGGAAATCCTCGATACTGCGCTCAAGCTGTTTCTCGAACAGGGTGAAGACAGTGTCACCGTCGAGATGATCGCTGACGCCGTCGGTATCGGCAAAGGTACGATCTACAAGCACTTCAAGTCCAAGGCGGAGATCTACCTGCGCCTGATGCTCGACTACGAGCGCGACCTGAATGCGCTGTTGCATTCGGCCGATGTCGACCGCGACAAGGAGGCGCTGTCGCGCGCCTATTTCGAGTTCCGCATGCGCGACCCGCAGCGTTACCGGTTGTTCGATCGCCTGGAAGAAAAGGTGGTCAAGGGCAACCAGGTGCCGGAGATGGTCGAGGAGCTGCACAGCATACGTGCCTCCAACTTCGATCGGCTGACCCAGCTGATCAAGGGCCGCATCAGCGAAGGCAAGCTCGAAGACGTGCCGCCATACTTCCATTACTGCGCCGCCTGGGCCTTGGTACACGGTGCCGTGGCGCTGTACCACTCGCCATTCTGGAGCAACGTGCTCGAGGATCAGGAAGGTTTCTTCCAGTTCCTCATGGATATCGGCGTGCGCATGGGCAACAAGCGCAAACGTGATCCGGAACCGGCGAGCTGA
- a CDS encoding GTP 3',8-cyclase MoaA, translating to MIVDRQGRRFRNLRVSLTAACNYACSYCVPNGKRLVAAQDELSADALARGVAYLIEAAGIERLRITGGEPLVSPRLDAFLAAVAKLELQDITLTTNGQLLGRKLPQLQAAGIRRLNVSLDTLDPQAFRRIARGGDLPSVLAGMQQASARGMQIKVNMVPMRGQNLDQVVPMLDYCLARGFELRFIELMRMGHLARDHNAFLQQFVGLDQLLDLIGQAHAFERADAPLDATALRYQIPGKGHFGVIANESVPFCRSCSRLRLSSTGWLHGCLSSSNRHFVGDLLEQPRHLALPALQRLLVKALADKQALAFSGDVMVMKVIGG from the coding sequence ATGATTGTCGATCGTCAAGGCAGGCGTTTTCGCAACCTGCGCGTCAGCCTGACGGCTGCCTGCAACTATGCCTGCAGCTACTGCGTGCCCAACGGCAAACGCCTGGTTGCGGCGCAGGATGAGCTGTCCGCCGATGCGCTGGCCCGCGGGGTGGCCTATCTGATCGAGGCCGCCGGTATCGAACGCCTGCGTATCACCGGGGGTGAGCCACTGGTCAGCCCCAGGCTGGATGCTTTTTTGGCGGCAGTGGCCAAGCTCGAACTCCAGGACATCACCCTGACGACCAATGGTCAGTTGCTCGGGCGTAAATTGCCGCAGTTGCAGGCGGCCGGCATCCGTCGCCTGAATGTGTCCCTCGACACGCTGGACCCCCAGGCATTTCGACGCATCGCCCGCGGTGGCGACCTGCCCAGCGTGCTCGCGGGCATGCAGCAGGCCAGTGCCAGGGGCATGCAGATCAAGGTGAACATGGTGCCCATGCGTGGGCAGAACCTGGACCAGGTTGTGCCCATGCTCGACTACTGCCTGGCCCGAGGCTTCGAGTTGCGTTTCATCGAACTGATGCGCATGGGCCATCTGGCCCGTGATCACAACGCATTCCTGCAGCAGTTCGTTGGCCTCGACCAGCTGCTGGACCTGATTGGCCAGGCACATGCTTTCGAGAGGGCCGATGCGCCGCTGGATGCCACTGCGCTGCGTTACCAGATACCGGGCAAAGGCCATTTCGGCGTGATTGCCAACGAGAGCGTACCGTTTTGCCGAAGCTGCTCACGCCTGCGCCTGTCATCGACCGGCTGGCTGCATGGGTGCCTGTCGTCGAGCAACCGTCACTTTGTCGGCGATCTATTGGAGCAGCCTCGTCATCTGGCGCTGCCAGCCCTGCAGCGGTTGCTGGTCAAAGCGTTGGCTGACAAACAGGCGCTGGCGTTTTCGGGTGACGTGATGGTGATGAAGGTGATCGGCGGCTGA
- a CDS encoding DUF4823 domain-containing protein → MRSLVLLLALMALGGCMNVSDMGEGVRYHMSDAGLLDHSDTRRTLSIRLQPDSFIFIGQGAFVPPSKGPVPKQNVVAEEAFKSFVEYFPLVRRAQGPLGLEEAIAEARSVGADYVLYTRFARTDDRIGNGDEWYDEQAVDRLGWDTGVVQMMLIETNTRYLIDTARIKSRGGLLTFHDNTPQDLLAAPMREYARSLLGMSE, encoded by the coding sequence ATGCGTAGCCTGGTCTTGCTGCTGGCGCTTATGGCGCTGGGCGGCTGCATGAATGTCAGCGATATGGGCGAGGGCGTCCGTTACCACATGAGCGATGCCGGCCTGCTGGATCACAGCGATACACGCCGCACGCTGTCGATTCGCCTGCAGCCCGATTCGTTCATCTTCATCGGCCAGGGCGCCTTCGTGCCGCCAAGCAAGGGGCCAGTACCCAAGCAGAACGTGGTCGCCGAGGAGGCCTTCAAGAGCTTCGTCGAGTATTTCCCGTTGGTGCGGCGCGCCCAGGGCCCGCTGGGGCTCGAAGAGGCCATCGCCGAGGCCCGCTCGGTCGGCGCCGACTATGTGCTGTACACCCGTTTTGCCCGCACCGACGACCGTATCGGCAATGGTGATGAGTGGTATGACGAGCAGGCTGTCGACCGCTTGGGCTGGGACACCGGTGTGGTACAGATGATGCTGATCGAAACCAATACCCGCTACCTCATAGACACTGCGCGTATCAAAAGCCGTGGCGGTTTGTTGACGTTCCACGACAATACGCCGCAGGATTTGCTCGCAGCGCCGATGCGCGAGTACGCTCGTAGCCTTCTGGGTATGAGTGAGTGA